In one window of Lewinella sp. 4G2 DNA:
- a CDS encoding sodium:solute symporter has translation MSTIDWLVMTGTLAAIVIYGVMQTRSVNNVKSYLLGDRDLKWWTIGLSVMATQASAITFLSTPGQAYNSGLGFAQFYFGLPLAMVILCAFVLPIYYRLKVYTAYEYLEGRFDLKVRSLTAILFLIQRGLAAGITIYAPAIILSSILGWSLNLTIFLIGIVVIFYTVLGGTKAVSVTQRQQMIIILLGMVAAGFVVVNKLPEGIGMGDALNIAGNLGKLEVIDFKFDLNDRYNIWSAMLGGTFLFLSYFGTDQSQVQRYLSGKSLTESRLGLLFNGLLKVPMQFLILFIGVMVFVFFLFVAPPVHFNTANLDKVRDSEYATELAELQERNAAIADETGGAAMELAQALRQENEAQIQTATANLQTAVASRAALSDRVDELIELEAAGRGSDTITEDRDYVFITFIINYLPIGLVGLLLAVIFSAAMSSTSSELNALATTTMVDLYRRTLVPDKTDAHYLMMSKVLTVGWGCVALLFATSANLFDNLIQAVNIIGSLFYGVILGVFAVAFFFKRVGARAVLNAAIIVQALVTVTFFLSYFEYIDLAYLWLNLIGCVLTILLATLFEGAGLKNKDNIDDSVLPK, from the coding sequence ATGAGTACTATTGACTGGCTGGTAATGACCGGCACCCTGGCGGCCATCGTGATCTACGGGGTGATGCAGACACGTTCTGTCAACAACGTAAAGAGTTACCTACTTGGTGATCGGGACCTTAAATGGTGGACGATCGGCCTGTCGGTCATGGCTACCCAGGCCAGTGCCATCACGTTTTTGAGCACGCCGGGCCAAGCGTACAATAGCGGATTGGGTTTTGCTCAATTCTACTTCGGTCTGCCGCTGGCGATGGTCATCCTGTGTGCCTTTGTGCTGCCGATTTACTACCGGCTAAAGGTGTACACGGCCTACGAATATCTGGAGGGTAGGTTTGACCTGAAGGTGAGGTCGCTTACGGCCATACTCTTCCTCATTCAGCGCGGTTTGGCGGCGGGGATCACCATTTATGCGCCGGCCATTATTCTTTCCTCTATCCTGGGTTGGTCGCTCAACCTGACCATTTTCCTCATTGGGATTGTGGTGATCTTTTACACCGTATTGGGTGGGACGAAAGCAGTATCCGTCACCCAGCGGCAGCAAATGATCATCATTTTGCTCGGCATGGTGGCCGCCGGCTTCGTGGTCGTCAACAAATTACCCGAGGGGATTGGCATGGGTGACGCCCTTAACATTGCGGGCAATCTGGGTAAACTGGAAGTGATCGACTTCAAATTCGATCTGAACGATCGCTACAACATTTGGTCCGCCATGCTCGGGGGCACCTTCCTCTTCCTAAGCTACTTCGGTACGGACCAGAGCCAGGTCCAACGCTACCTCTCCGGCAAGAGCCTGACGGAAAGTCGTTTGGGGCTACTGTTCAATGGCTTGCTAAAAGTCCCAATGCAGTTCCTCATCCTTTTCATTGGAGTGATGGTCTTCGTGTTCTTCCTCTTCGTAGCTCCACCGGTGCACTTCAATACGGCGAATCTTGATAAAGTTAGGGACTCGGAATACGCAACGGAATTAGCTGAACTACAGGAACGCAATGCAGCCATCGCTGACGAAACCGGCGGGGCAGCTATGGAACTAGCTCAGGCTCTCCGCCAGGAAAACGAAGCGCAGATTCAGACGGCGACGGCTAACCTGCAAACTGCCGTAGCCAGCCGCGCGGCGCTCTCCGACCGGGTGGACGAATTGATCGAACTAGAAGCCGCCGGGCGAGGCTCGGATACGATCACGGAGGATCGGGACTACGTCTTCATCACCTTCATCATTAACTACCTACCTATCGGCTTAGTAGGATTATTACTAGCCGTCATCTTTAGCGCTGCTATGTCCAGCACTAGTTCAGAACTAAACGCGTTGGCAACGACTACGATGGTTGACCTATATCGACGGACGCTCGTACCCGACAAAACGGACGCCCACTATTTGATGATGAGTAAGGTGCTGACCGTTGGCTGGGGCTGCGTGGCCCTCCTGTTTGCCACATCCGCCAACCTGTTTGACAACCTGATTCAAGCGGTCAACATCATCGGATCGCTGTTCTACGGGGTGATCCTGGGCGTTTTCGCGGTGGCCTTTTTCTTCAAGCGCGTCGGTGCCCGGGCGGTTTTGAACGCGGCTATTATCGTGCAGGCCCTCGTGACGGTGACTTTCTTCCTTTCTTACTTTGAATACATCGACCTCGCCTACCTGTGGTTAAATCTAATTGGCTGCGTCCTGACCATTCTCCTGGCCACCCTGTTTGAGGGAGCAGGCCTAAAGAACAAGGATAACATCGACGATTCTGTCCTCCCTAAGTAG
- a CDS encoding RsmB/NOP family class I SAM-dependent RNA methyltransferase, with amino-acid sequence MTTRLYPAHLEAIAQALQAIFLEGAYADREISKVLKADKRRGSKDRAFIAEQTYGVVRHYRMLRHVSEVDQPKTREDFWRLIGTWLIMQGIDLPNWKEFGDLSAEVVQKRKLALEGQRPVLESIPDWLDELGQQQLGDVWPATLSALNEQAPVVLRANRLKTEPETLIKLLREEQIGTEHIGADGLLVTERRNLFVTKAFKNGLFEVQDFSSQQAAPALEVEPGYTVIDACAGAGGKSLHLAALMENRGKLLSLDIHGWKLNELKKRARRNGVNNLETRAITSTKVIKRLTGRADRLLLDVPCSGLGVLRRNPDAKWKLSPEFIDRVITEQADILARYSRMVKDGGKMVYATCSILPRENDDQVTKFLASEAGTGWALVRKHTYLPQVEGYDGFFVSQLQKGKS; translated from the coding sequence ATGACGACCAGACTTTACCCCGCCCACCTCGAAGCCATTGCGCAGGCCTTGCAAGCCATCTTTTTGGAGGGCGCCTACGCCGACCGGGAAATCTCAAAAGTGCTGAAGGCGGATAAGCGCCGGGGCAGTAAGGACCGTGCCTTCATCGCCGAGCAAACCTACGGGGTGGTCCGCCATTACCGCATGCTGCGGCACGTCAGCGAGGTAGATCAGCCAAAAACCCGCGAAGATTTCTGGCGGCTCATCGGTACCTGGCTGATAATGCAGGGCATTGACCTACCCAACTGGAAGGAATTTGGGGATCTCTCCGCAGAAGTAGTCCAAAAGCGCAAACTAGCACTTGAAGGTCAACGGCCAGTGCTAGAATCCATTCCGGATTGGCTCGACGAATTAGGCCAACAGCAACTAGGTGACGTCTGGCCAGCTACCCTCTCTGCCCTTAATGAACAGGCACCCGTCGTCCTCCGGGCCAACCGACTCAAAACTGAGCCGGAAACTTTAATTAAGCTACTTAGGGAAGAGCAAATTGGTACGGAACACATCGGTGCCGACGGCCTCCTAGTCACGGAACGCCGAAACTTGTTCGTCACCAAAGCTTTCAAAAATGGCCTCTTTGAAGTGCAGGACTTTAGCAGCCAGCAGGCCGCTCCCGCCCTGGAAGTCGAGCCCGGCTATACCGTTATCGATGCCTGCGCCGGAGCCGGCGGCAAGAGCTTGCACCTCGCTGCGCTGATGGAAAACCGCGGTAAACTACTGAGCTTGGACATCCACGGGTGGAAACTCAACGAACTCAAGAAAAGGGCGCGCCGCAACGGCGTCAATAATCTGGAAACGCGGGCCATCACCTCCACCAAAGTCATTAAGCGACTTACCGGGCGGGCGGATCGCTTGTTGTTGGACGTCCCCTGTTCCGGCCTCGGCGTCCTGCGGCGAAATCCTGATGCCAAATGGAAGCTCAGCCCTGAATTTATTGACCGGGTCATTACCGAGCAGGCGGATATTTTAGCCCGCTACAGCCGCATGGTAAAAGACGGCGGTAAGATGGTGTACGCCACGTGCAGCATCCTCCCACGGGAGAATGACGATCAGGTAACCAAATTCCTCGCCTCGGAGGCAGGTACGGGGTGGGCGCTGGTTCGTAAGCACACCTACTTACCGCAGGTGGAAGGTTACGATGGCTTCTTCGTGTCACAGTTGCAAAAGGGGAAATCCTAA
- a CDS encoding adenylate/guanylate cyclase domain-containing protein — MKNWLICLLTLVGCVVGAQDEVYLQQLEVIEQLLAEKNYRAAAAQSKGLANTASQAQLTELEANANYLQGKALALDPTASIEQKTAGVVLLKDAASVFRRRRMVGALDSAMAVMDKLGEVQPLANNDELNARRERRRKQLQELPSDSALTEGALQTILALQEKEITALNDSQLRQLVLLEQKDRLLDDYAFRVLEDSFELVKQDRELSLQDLRIKEERQRRNFLLLLALATIITLGSVYWRFRSSKKHAAALEERNLTIERERQRSDELLLNILPAPVARELKEQGKATAKSFASATILFVDFIGFSALSKTVSAEQLVRYLDEAFKELDRIIERHGLEKIKTIGDAYMCAGGLPVPSDDHAERCVAAALAIQNYLSTHSHFKARIGIHTGPVVAGVVGLNKFAYDVWGDTVNQAARLETAGESGKVAISETTKEEISDSYVCEEAGTFEAKNIGRMKRFFVSRTTD; from the coding sequence ATGAAGAATTGGCTAATTTGCTTATTGACGCTAGTCGGGTGTGTCGTTGGCGCACAGGATGAAGTGTACCTGCAACAATTGGAGGTAATTGAGCAGTTGCTCGCCGAGAAAAATTACCGCGCCGCTGCCGCGCAAAGTAAAGGCCTCGCCAATACCGCCAGCCAGGCTCAATTGACTGAACTGGAAGCGAACGCAAATTACCTACAGGGCAAAGCGCTGGCCTTGGATCCAACTGCCTCGATTGAGCAAAAGACGGCTGGAGTAGTATTGCTGAAAGATGCCGCTTCGGTGTTCAGGCGCCGCAGAATGGTCGGAGCACTGGACTCCGCTATGGCCGTTATGGATAAACTCGGGGAAGTTCAACCCTTGGCAAATAACGACGAGCTCAACGCCCGGCGAGAACGTCGGCGCAAGCAGTTGCAGGAGTTGCCCTCAGATTCTGCGCTCACTGAAGGCGCACTACAAACCATTCTGGCCTTGCAGGAAAAGGAAATCACCGCGCTTAACGATAGCCAACTACGGCAATTGGTGCTACTGGAACAAAAGGATCGCTTACTCGACGATTATGCCTTTAGGGTCCTGGAAGATTCCTTCGAACTCGTCAAACAAGACCGTGAACTGAGTTTGCAGGACCTCCGCATTAAGGAGGAACGGCAGCGCAGAAATTTTCTGTTACTCCTGGCGCTGGCTACCATCATCACGCTGGGGTCCGTCTACTGGCGCTTCCGGTCCAGTAAAAAACACGCCGCCGCGCTAGAGGAACGTAACCTTACCATTGAACGCGAGCGGCAGCGGTCGGATGAACTGCTGCTGAACATTCTGCCGGCACCGGTGGCCCGGGAACTCAAAGAGCAGGGAAAGGCGACCGCTAAGAGTTTTGCTTCCGCGACCATCTTATTCGTAGACTTTATCGGATTCAGTGCGCTTTCAAAAACTGTCTCGGCGGAACAACTGGTCCGCTACCTGGATGAGGCTTTCAAGGAACTCGATCGTATCATCGAACGCCACGGTCTGGAGAAGATCAAGACGATTGGCGATGCCTACATGTGTGCCGGTGGGCTGCCTGTTCCTTCCGATGACCACGCAGAACGCTGCGTTGCCGCCGCGCTAGCTATCCAAAACTACCTTAGTACGCACAGCCACTTTAAGGCGAGGATTGGCATCCACACCGGCCCAGTGGTTGCCGGAGTAGTGGGCCTGAATAAATTCGCTTACGATGTGTGGGGGGATACGGTCAACCAAGCCGCTCGCTTGGAGACGGCTGGCGAATCCGGAAAGGTCGCTATTAGCGAGACGACCAAGGAGGAGATTTCAGACAGTTATGTCTGCGAAGAAGCCGGCACCTTTGAGGCGAAGAACATCGGCCGGATGAAGCGATTCTTTGTTAGCCGAACTACCGACTGA
- a CDS encoding RNA polymerase sigma factor: MTEQEMVQGCKRKDRRTQRAVYDRYSSTMLGVARRYTNRDTDAEDVMVSGFFKAFDKIASFKEDGSFEGWIRRIVVNEALMLLRKKHALKQATEIADVNPQYFSTPASATASLSEADILHQLDLMPVGYRTVFNLYVVEGYKHREIADMLGISINTSKSQLILAKKRMRDQLSQLGYSPNYND, from the coding sequence ATGACCGAGCAAGAAATGGTACAAGGCTGCAAACGAAAGGATCGCCGCACTCAGCGTGCCGTCTACGACCGTTACAGCTCCACCATGCTCGGTGTCGCCCGCCGTTACACCAATCGGGATACGGACGCGGAGGACGTCATGGTAAGTGGCTTCTTCAAGGCCTTCGATAAGATCGCTTCCTTCAAGGAGGACGGTAGTTTTGAGGGTTGGATCCGCCGCATCGTGGTCAACGAAGCCCTGATGTTGTTGCGTAAAAAACACGCCCTCAAACAGGCAACTGAAATTGCTGACGTGAACCCGCAATACTTCTCCACGCCGGCTTCCGCCACCGCTTCACTGAGTGAAGCCGATATCCTTCACCAGCTGGATCTGATGCCGGTGGGATACCGGACGGTCTTCAACCTTTACGTCGTGGAGGGTTACAAGCACCGGGAGATCGCCGATATGCTGGGCATCAGCATCAACACGAGTAAGAGCCAGTTGATCCTGGCCAAGAAGCGCATGCGGGACCAATTATCTCAACTTGGGTACAGCCCGAACTACAACGATTAG
- the lipB gene encoding lipoyl(octanoyl) transferase LipB: MKDETPIVKFEDLGLLDYKQAWDLQTERHAAIVARKRVNRERKKAGNDPLPQTHELLFVEHPPVYTLGKSGSIEHLLLDEQALAEQGFTFYKINRGGDITYHGPGQLVAYPLFDLEEYFTDVHRYVRSLEEVVIRTCADFGVAAERDDGYTGVWLPGDATRRQPRCKICAIGVHLSRWTTLHGFAFNVRPNLTHFGNIVPCGIDESDRSVTSLSLEIGRPIELAEVKPIVKRHFREIFGFDWLPDTKTKTSGI; this comes from the coding sequence ATGAAGGACGAAACTCCAATCGTGAAGTTTGAAGACCTTGGCCTCCTGGATTACAAGCAAGCCTGGGACCTCCAAACCGAACGCCACGCCGCCATCGTCGCCCGCAAACGGGTAAACCGGGAGCGGAAGAAAGCCGGAAACGATCCGCTGCCCCAAACCCACGAACTGCTCTTTGTGGAGCACCCCCCGGTTTATACGCTGGGGAAATCTGGCAGTATCGAACACCTGTTGCTGGACGAGCAAGCGCTGGCCGAACAAGGTTTCACTTTCTACAAGATCAATCGGGGTGGGGATATCACCTACCACGGCCCCGGCCAACTTGTTGCCTATCCTCTCTTCGACTTGGAAGAGTATTTCACGGACGTTCACCGCTACGTCCGCAGCCTGGAGGAGGTCGTCATTCGCACCTGCGCTGACTTTGGGGTGGCTGCGGAGCGCGACGATGGCTACACTGGAGTTTGGTTACCCGGAGATGCAACCCGCCGGCAACCGCGCTGTAAGATCTGTGCCATCGGTGTCCACCTGAGCCGTTGGACGACCCTGCACGGTTTTGCCTTCAACGTTCGGCCTAATTTGACCCACTTCGGTAATATCGTTCCCTGTGGTATTGACGAGAGCGACCGGTCCGTAACCAGCCTCAGCCTGGAGATTGGTCGCCCGATTGAGTTGGCCGAGGTGAAGCCGATCGTCAAGCGCCACTTCCGGGAAATCTTTGGCTTTGATTGGTTACCGGACACCAAAACCAAAACGAGTGGCATCTAA
- a CDS encoding NAD(P)H-quinone oxidoreductase produces MKAILFAENGGPENLSIAEVADPTIQPNEVLVAVVATSVNRADLLQLAGKYPGYGTPGEILGLDLAGTVIEVGAEVEGLAVGDNVCALVDGGGYGQLAAVPASMCLKLPSGMSFTKAAAVPEVFVTAFQALYWLGDLEEGDDILIHAGASGVGTAMIQLAKFSGARVFVTASANKHQRLYELGADVCIDYRKEDFADVILEKTDGQGVHLIIDFVGPTYAKQNFRCAATDGCVVLLSLLGGAAEEQVDLAQVLLRRLTLVGSTLRNRSADYKAQLLADFRDQVWPLFADRSLRAIVDTIYDWEDADDALKYMQSNANVGKIVICIGE; encoded by the coding sequence ATGAAGGCCATCCTCTTCGCCGAAAACGGCGGCCCCGAAAATTTGAGCATCGCCGAAGTGGCCGATCCGACCATCCAGCCCAATGAGGTGCTGGTCGCCGTCGTCGCCACCTCCGTCAACCGGGCCGACCTGTTGCAGCTAGCCGGCAAGTATCCCGGCTACGGTACGCCGGGGGAGATCCTCGGTTTGGACCTCGCGGGTACCGTCATTGAAGTAGGGGCTGAAGTGGAAGGGCTGGCCGTTGGCGACAACGTCTGCGCTTTAGTTGACGGTGGCGGCTATGGTCAGCTCGCGGCAGTACCGGCCAGCATGTGCCTCAAGTTGCCTTCGGGAATGTCCTTCACCAAGGCCGCTGCGGTGCCCGAGGTGTTTGTTACGGCTTTTCAGGCCCTCTACTGGTTGGGTGATTTGGAAGAAGGTGACGATATCCTCATCCACGCGGGCGCGAGTGGGGTAGGGACGGCGATGATCCAGCTCGCGAAATTTAGCGGCGCAAGGGTATTCGTGACGGCTTCGGCCAATAAACACCAGCGCTTGTACGAGTTAGGTGCCGACGTATGTATCGACTACCGCAAGGAAGACTTTGCCGACGTCATTCTCGAAAAAACGGACGGCCAGGGCGTCCACCTCATCATCGACTTTGTGGGGCCGACCTACGCCAAACAGAATTTCCGCTGCGCCGCCACGGATGGTTGCGTCGTTCTCCTGAGTTTACTCGGTGGTGCGGCCGAGGAGCAAGTCGACCTTGCTCAGGTACTCCTCCGCCGTCTCACCCTCGTTGGCAGCACCCTTCGCAACCGCAGCGCGGATTACAAGGCACAGTTGCTCGCCGACTTCCGCGATCAAGTTTGGCCGCTCTTTGCCGACCGCTCCCTCCGCGCCATCGTCGATACCATTTACGATTGGGAGGACGCCGACGATGCCCTGAAGTATATGCAGTCCAACGCCAACGTCGGCAAGATCGTCATCTGCATCGGAGAATAG
- a CDS encoding sialate O-acetylesterase, which yields MRHLFTSLLLSMLCTCVSAQELSFFETFANHAVLQRNVNHPLWGWAPPGKKVQITFGEKVMSVKADKSGRWKTTLPPTKAGGPYKIAIQSGRERVSIEDVYFGDVYLLSGQSNMEWRLAQSDESGERAKAIADPLIREIKVDHVYDGQPREHLQISYQYGPDWMVGDAETIGDFSGVGSYFAHYLRKEVDVPIGLLHSSWGGSRIEPWMSPEALGITGRDALKDQQDALEIAGEIGRAAFEKNFPGREIPTEDKGEAMGWLTPDFDDSDWPTMTLPTFWEAAGYPSVDGYFYFRKDINLTTEQAAGKATLYLGAIDDGDYTYVNGKLVGSYPSAYSTPRVYTLEPGVLKAGVNQLTFRIFDGQGGGGFSASPEAFYLETESGKVSLAGDYKYNIGEFKIDANPNQIATILYNAMIAPLEGMPLSGVLWYQGESNAGEGDNVAYAGHMKNLIRQWRGFFDHPGTLPFYWVQLANFQDEVKSANEPGWATIRQSQTDALSEPVTGMAVITDIGEADDIHPRNKWEVGRRLSLHALQDVYDRDVVADSPMALSAKSLFGDASMVDIQFANAAGGLKVMTDDPYGYVRGFTMQDADGEWHFAPAISNGGSGIMVVHPTGGDILRVRYNWANNPDGNLFSQEGLPVNAFDLEVK from the coding sequence ATGCGCCACCTTTTTACCAGCCTCCTGCTGTCCATGCTTTGCACCTGCGTCAGCGCCCAGGAGTTGAGCTTTTTCGAAACGTTTGCTAACCATGCGGTGCTGCAGCGCAACGTCAACCACCCACTCTGGGGTTGGGCGCCACCGGGGAAGAAAGTGCAGATTACTTTTGGAGAGAAAGTGATGAGCGTAAAGGCGGATAAATCCGGCCGTTGGAAAACCACTCTGCCACCCACCAAAGCCGGTGGGCCGTACAAAATTGCCATTCAGAGTGGCCGCGAGCGCGTGAGCATTGAGGACGTGTACTTCGGCGACGTGTACCTTCTCTCCGGCCAGTCGAACATGGAGTGGCGGCTGGCGCAATCGGACGAATCCGGCGAACGGGCGAAGGCCATTGCCGACCCCCTGATCCGGGAAATTAAAGTGGACCACGTCTACGACGGCCAGCCCCGCGAGCACCTACAGATCAGCTACCAGTACGGGCCGGACTGGATGGTCGGCGACGCGGAAACCATCGGCGATTTTAGTGGAGTTGGGAGCTACTTCGCCCACTACCTGCGTAAAGAAGTGGACGTACCCATCGGCCTCCTCCACAGCAGTTGGGGGGGCAGCCGCATCGAGCCCTGGATGAGCCCGGAAGCCCTGGGAATCACCGGCAGGGATGCGCTAAAGGACCAACAGGATGCCCTGGAAATAGCCGGCGAAATTGGCCGCGCTGCCTTCGAGAAGAACTTCCCCGGCCGGGAGATCCCTACGGAAGATAAGGGCGAAGCAATGGGCTGGCTGACGCCCGACTTTGACGACTCCGATTGGCCTACGATGACGCTGCCCACCTTTTGGGAGGCCGCCGGTTACCCCTCCGTAGATGGGTACTTCTACTTCCGTAAGGACATTAACTTGACCACCGAACAGGCCGCCGGCAAAGCCACCCTCTACCTCGGGGCGATCGATGACGGCGATTATACCTACGTCAACGGAAAACTAGTCGGCAGCTACCCCAGCGCTTACTCGACGCCGCGCGTCTACACGCTCGAGCCCGGTGTTTTAAAAGCTGGCGTAAACCAACTCACGTTCCGCATCTTTGATGGACAGGGAGGAGGTGGTTTCTCCGCCAGTCCGGAAGCCTTTTACCTGGAGACCGAAAGCGGTAAGGTGTCACTGGCCGGTGACTACAAGTACAACATTGGCGAGTTCAAGATCGACGCCAACCCCAACCAGATTGCAACGATCCTCTACAACGCCATGATTGCCCCACTCGAAGGCATGCCGCTCTCCGGAGTGCTCTGGTACCAGGGTGAATCCAACGCTGGAGAAGGCGATAACGTAGCCTACGCCGGCCACATGAAAAACCTCATCCGCCAGTGGCGGGGCTTCTTTGACCACCCGGGAACGCTGCCCTTCTACTGGGTGCAATTAGCCAATTTTCAGGATGAGGTGAAGTCAGCCAACGAACCCGGTTGGGCCACCATCCGCCAGAGCCAGACCGACGCGCTGAGCGAACCGGTTACGGGCATGGCCGTCATTACCGACATCGGGGAGGCGGACGACATCCACCCCAGGAACAAGTGGGAGGTCGGCCGTCGCCTTTCCCTGCACGCCCTCCAGGACGTGTACGACCGCGACGTCGTCGCAGATAGCCCAATGGCCCTCTCCGCCAAAAGCTTGTTTGGTGATGCGTCCATGGTAGACATCCAATTTGCCAACGCCGCCGGCGGCCTGAAGGTGATGACCGACGACCCCTACGGTTACGTTCGTGGCTTCACCATGCAGGATGCGGACGGCGAATGGCACTTTGCCCCCGCCATCTCAAATGGTGGTTCCGGAATAATGGTCGTTCATCCCACCGGAGGTGATATCTTGCGCGTGCGTTACAACTGGGCGAATAATCCCGACGGTAATCTCTTCAGCCAGGAGGGCTTGCCCGTCAACGCATTCGACCTGGAAGTAAAATAA
- the purB gene encoding adenylosuccinate lyase, whose protein sequence is MSALTAIGPIDGRYASKTQELSKYFSEFGLIRYRVLVEVRYLQALHRMGLPQLQHLTQKQVDGLSEMVDNFSESDAQTIKKTERTTNHDVKAVEYFVKEKMTEAGMTDVLEFVHFGLTSQDINNTAIPLSIKDAMTDVMAPALEGLISMVDRHVQDWAEVPMLAKTHGQPASPTLLGKEFSVWTHRLREQLRQLQEVPIPAKFGGATGNMNAHYVTFPDYDWHAFATQFVGDDLGLKRSYPTTQIEHYDNLAAMFHAFNRISTILIDLCRDIWQYISMEYFRQRTIAGEIGSSAMPHKVNPIDFENAEGNLGIARALFTHLADKLPISRLQRDLTDSTVLRNVGLPVAHVLLAIKAIEKGFSKLLLNEAKLASDLEANWIVCAEAIQNILRREGYPKPYEALKELTRGRTEFSEAILHDFIDGLNVSDSIKAELKLIRPETYVGKF, encoded by the coding sequence ATGTCCGCGCTCACCGCCATTGGCCCCATCGACGGCCGCTACGCCAGTAAAACCCAGGAATTAAGTAAATACTTCAGCGAGTTCGGATTAATCCGTTACCGCGTGCTCGTCGAGGTCCGCTACCTCCAGGCCCTGCACCGGATGGGGCTCCCCCAACTCCAGCACCTCACCCAAAAGCAGGTGGATGGTCTGTCGGAAATGGTGGACAATTTCAGTGAGTCCGACGCCCAAACCATCAAGAAGACCGAACGGACAACCAACCACGACGTGAAGGCCGTGGAATACTTCGTCAAAGAAAAGATGACCGAAGCCGGGATGACGGACGTGCTGGAGTTCGTCCACTTCGGGCTGACGAGCCAGGACATCAACAACACGGCCATCCCCCTTTCCATCAAGGATGCCATGACCGACGTGATGGCCCCCGCGCTGGAGGGGTTGATCAGTATGGTGGACCGCCACGTCCAGGATTGGGCGGAGGTACCGATGCTGGCCAAGACCCACGGGCAACCGGCTTCCCCTACCCTCTTAGGCAAGGAATTCAGTGTTTGGACCCACCGCTTGCGGGAGCAGTTGCGTCAGTTACAAGAAGTGCCCATCCCCGCCAAGTTTGGTGGTGCCACGGGGAATATGAATGCGCACTACGTCACCTTCCCTGATTACGATTGGCACGCGTTCGCCACCCAGTTTGTCGGGGATGACTTGGGCCTGAAACGATCTTACCCGACCACGCAGATTGAGCACTACGATAACTTGGCGGCTATGTTCCACGCCTTCAACCGGATCAGTACGATCCTGATTGATCTGTGCCGCGACATTTGGCAGTACATTTCCATGGAATACTTCCGCCAGCGCACGATTGCGGGTGAGATTGGCAGCTCCGCCATGCCGCACAAGGTCAACCCCATCGACTTTGAGAATGCCGAGGGTAACCTAGGAATCGCCCGGGCGTTGTTTACCCACTTGGCCGATAAGCTACCCATCAGCCGGCTGCAGCGGGACCTTACGGATTCTACCGTGCTGCGCAACGTTGGCCTGCCGGTTGCCCACGTCCTCCTGGCCATCAAGGCTATTGAAAAAGGATTCAGCAAACTACTGCTGAACGAGGCCAAGCTGGCGTCCGATCTCGAAGCTAATTGGATTGTCTGTGCCGAAGCCATCCAAAACATCCTCCGCCGGGAGGGTTACCCGAAGCCCTACGAGGCGCTGAAGGAATTGACGCGAGGAAGGACGGAGTTCTCAGAGGCCATCCTGCATGACTTCATCGACGGATTGAACGTTAGCGATTCCATCAAGGCGGAGCTGAAACTGATCCGGCCGGAGACTTACGTGGGGAAGTTTTAG